The Rosa chinensis cultivar Old Blush chromosome 7, RchiOBHm-V2, whole genome shotgun sequence DNA segment ACTATGAGTTAGCTCTTAATAAAAGATTAAGAAAGATACAAATCAATACAGAAGATAATTTAACCAacttgttttgaaatttgaatccaccggattggttcaagaaattaaaagagagaacaacaaatttacttattcttcttcttcttcctcttctttttttacAATAGAACAAAGAATTTAATGGTTGTTTATAGATGGCTGCGATATATGgaggatgagttttgcattttttagATGAGTTTGCGCGCTTGTTGGATTGATTAACTTCACCgcattttcttcttccgttttttaaTATCTTgataaataaacaaatttaaatacatattctaaatatatataaaaaaatgacaGCTTGAATATTTTGAGATTCATTAGGGCAGATGTGGTcaatgccatgtcatttgggatggttttttttgtttggaattTTGGGATCCAAAGCATTTTCCTTATCAATACTGTTTATCACTAAAATTTTGAGGGATATTCTGATAATGTGGAATGACACCTATTTTAATTTATCATTAAGataaagtttttatgtttacaGTTAACATGGTGTGCATATATAAGATCATAATTGAAGTTTATTTTCCTATAAGTTGTGAGCTGTGACAGAGAAAAATTCATATATAAGTTGAAAAACAAGAATATATAAGAAGAAAATAATCGCAATTCTACCATGAGCAACTTAATTGATTGGTAACAGAATTGAAGTGACATTATTCAGGAATTACTGAATTAGAGTCCCTATTATTCTATTAAAGTACACCAAGAAACCCTAATTAGTGCCATTAAAAACACCCTTAAGTTTCTTAATCTGAGCAACGTCAAGTAAAGTAGTCTTGGCTATGATTTCGGTAGGGAAATCGCTTTGGAACAGTGCATTCTCCAGAACCTGAACGCCGGGGTTTTCGCTACTGAAGCTAACAAATATACTGGCAGGTGTTTTACCCTTATTCCAAAAGAAGTGATATAACCCTTGTGGAAAAACAATAGCATCACCCTTGTTCAGAGTCTTTGTATAAACTTTGTTACTCGAGGCAATGAACCCGGCGACTATGTCACTTCCTTCTAAGATGACTATTACTTCTGTAGCTCCGCGGTGGCTGTGAAGCGGACTAACTCCATCAACCGCCAGGGTTGCTAGGGCCACCGAAACGCCTAGGCCGTTGAGAGCAGGAAATACAGGGGCAACGGCAGCTGTGAATCCAGATTTGTTAATGTTCGTGGTGTCACTGGGGACTTTTAGGCCGGAGAAGACGAAATCGTCTACTGTGACCTTGGCAGGGTCTTTGCAAGCGTACCCTGCAAAGCCTTGAGGGGCTGTGTAGTCTGCAACACAGAAGTCTTGCACATGAGAAGCataggaagaagagagaatgagagaaaaTACGAAGAAGATAGGGGAAATCATATTGTTCTATATATGTATACAAGTTGAGTTGGTGAATTCGAGCTGTGTGTTTTCCTCATTTTCGGAGGCATTTTATAGCTAGAGTACAGTACCATTTCAGGTAAGGAATAAATACAGAATTAACTACAACATAAATTGCAGGATCACGATTCAAAGACATGCAAGTCAATAATCTTATAATCAAGGAAATGGCATTACTACATTATCGCTTATatagaaattttattatttGATAAAGAGAGAGGGTTATGGATCGGAAAATATACACTTTGAATGAGTGATTTACATGTTGGAAACATTGGCCTGAGTTAGGGATAAATTTTCGACGAGTATGGTATGAGATCCCCTCCCATTCATCACTATGGCTAAAGTTGACCTAAATTCAAAATTGTATCTACCCTATTTCAGGGAAGTAGGAAAGTCTAAAAATGGATGTATAAGGTTAAAAATTTGAGGAATTGTCAAAATTG contains these protein-coding regions:
- the LOC112176032 gene encoding auxin-binding protein ABP19a; this translates as MISPIFFVFSLILSSSYASHVQDFCVADYTAPQGFAGYACKDPAKVTVDDFVFSGLKVPSDTTNINKSGFTAAVAPVFPALNGLGVSVALATLAVDGVSPLHSHRGATEVIVILEGSDIVAGFIASSNKVYTKTLNKGDAIVFPQGLYHFFWNKGKTPASIFVSFSSENPGVQVLENALFQSDFPTEIIAKTTLLDVAQIKKLKGVFNGTN